The proteins below are encoded in one region of Fervidicoccaceae archaeon:
- the gcvT gene encoding glycine cleavage system aminomethyltransferase GcvT produces the protein MTAERGGAIARPVPLLDLHERLGATPGEFAGFVVPMDYGSVFEEHMAVRTSAGVFDLSHMTLIRARGPGAEELLELLVPRSLERGAEGVIVGPTAFLNEGGGIKDDVMIYELGPGDFLVVGNAINLEKDREWLVSNARSRSLDVNVEVLNGNYCLLALQGPSSAEIAERLSDGLSQLKRLTFEVGRSVGGFETLVTSRSGWTGEDGFEFVLKCSTARGLFEELRRAGARPCGIASRDTLRLEMGYVLYEQDIDESISPVEARYWAVFELGKVRRGECIGCDALLERLRRGAERVRVGVKLGRGEKLVPRRGSRILVESETVGVVTSGGYSPVLGRPIAMGYARASHALIGLEVEIEARGRRARGKITDFPFVEARVKAPK, from the coding sequence TTGACGGCGGAGCGTGGGGGCGCGATAGCGAGGCCCGTTCCGCTCCTCGACCTACACGAGAGGCTTGGCGCTACTCCGGGTGAATTCGCCGGCTTCGTCGTTCCTATGGACTACGGCAGCGTCTTCGAGGAGCACATGGCGGTTCGGACCTCGGCGGGAGTCTTTGATCTCAGCCATATGACCTTGATCCGCGCTCGAGGACCCGGAGCTGAGGAGCTTCTCGAGCTCCTCGTGCCGAGGTCTCTCGAGCGAGGGGCCGAGGGAGTTATAGTGGGACCCACGGCTTTCCTGAACGAGGGGGGAGGCATTAAGGACGACGTGATGATCTATGAGCTGGGGCCCGGGGACTTCCTGGTGGTTGGCAACGCGATCAATCTCGAGAAGGACCGAGAGTGGCTCGTGTCCAACGCTCGCTCTCGCTCTCTCGACGTGAATGTGGAGGTCCTCAACGGCAATTACTGCTTGCTGGCTCTCCAAGGGCCCTCCTCTGCTGAGATCGCGGAGAGGCTAAGCGATGGCCTCTCTCAGTTGAAGAGGTTGACTTTTGAGGTCGGGCGCTCCGTGGGGGGCTTCGAGACGCTTGTAACCAGTAGGAGCGGCTGGACTGGGGAAGACGGGTTCGAATTCGTGCTTAAGTGCTCGACTGCTCGAGGACTATTTGAGGAGCTGAGAAGAGCCGGAGCGAGGCCCTGCGGTATAGCCTCGAGAGACACGCTTCGGCTCGAGATGGGTTACGTGCTCTACGAGCAGGACATAGACGAGTCGATTTCTCCCGTCGAGGCCAGATATTGGGCCGTCTTCGAGCTGGGCAAAGTGAGGCGAGGAGAATGCATCGGCTGCGACGCTCTACTCGAGAGATTGAGGCGAGGGGCCGAGCGCGTCAGGGTCGGCGTGAAGCTCGGGAGGGGCGAGAAACTGGTTCCGAGGCGCGGTAGCAGAATCCTCGTGGAGAGCGAGACGGTGGGGGTCGTCACGAGCGGAGGCTACTCCCCGGTCCTCGGTAGGCCGATAGCTATGGGCTATGCGAGGGCCTCGCATGCTTTGATCGGGCTCGAGGTAGAGATCGAGGCCCGAGGTAGGAGGGCTCGAGGCAAGATAACGGATTTCCCCTTTGTTGAAGCGCGCGTAAAAGCGCCTAAGTAG
- a CDS encoding ATP-binding protein codes for MSGLAFQYLREAAEKHAREAISADRSGDFERALRHYKIAYSALEKILRLYPNSPAAPLYASALQSYKRRIEQLEKKAAELLVTGSSEDGAPSDHGLPESCIVTEKPEVRFDDVVDLEQAKRALRESIIYPTKRPDLYPLGWPKGILLFGPPGCGKTLLAAALARELDGIFLYVDAAKVMSKWLGEAEKNVAKIFAFAREKSEKGVPVVIFIDEVEDLLGVYSSEVGGEARVRTQFLKEMDGLRDKGKKSYVYVIGATNKPWKLDEAFIRRFHKRIYVPPPDRETRAKLFEKFLRGLNVSEDVLPDRLADYTEGYSSSDIEDIVREAHSKVVSEFLERGGEGTPRPVTMSDFLEVIRARRPSLDDQIVKKIEAWAREYEAL; via the coding sequence GTGTCTGGCCTGGCCTTTCAGTATCTTAGAGAAGCAGCCGAGAAGCACGCTCGCGAGGCAATAAGCGCGGATAGGAGCGGAGACTTCGAGAGGGCCCTGAGGCACTACAAAATAGCGTACTCGGCTCTCGAGAAGATCCTCAGGTTGTACCCGAATTCCCCAGCGGCTCCCCTCTACGCAAGCGCCCTCCAGAGCTACAAGCGGCGCATAGAGCAGCTCGAGAAAAAGGCGGCCGAACTTCTCGTGACCGGCTCGAGCGAGGACGGCGCCCCAAGCGATCACGGCCTCCCGGAGAGCTGCATCGTCACCGAGAAGCCCGAGGTGCGCTTCGACGACGTGGTCGACCTCGAGCAAGCGAAGAGAGCTCTACGCGAGAGCATAATTTACCCGACTAAGAGGCCGGACCTGTACCCGCTCGGATGGCCGAAAGGCATTCTGCTGTTCGGCCCGCCTGGCTGCGGTAAGACCCTGCTCGCGGCCGCTCTGGCTAGAGAGCTAGATGGGATATTCCTCTACGTGGACGCGGCCAAGGTAATGTCGAAGTGGCTTGGAGAGGCTGAGAAGAACGTCGCCAAGATCTTCGCGTTCGCTCGCGAGAAGTCGGAGAAAGGGGTCCCCGTCGTTATATTCATTGACGAGGTCGAAGATCTATTAGGCGTCTACTCGAGCGAAGTCGGAGGCGAGGCGAGAGTAAGGACTCAGTTCCTCAAGGAGATGGACGGGCTCCGCGACAAGGGCAAAAAGAGCTACGTCTACGTCATTGGGGCGACGAATAAACCGTGGAAGCTCGACGAGGCCTTCATAAGGAGATTCCACAAGAGGATCTATGTGCCGCCGCCTGATCGCGAGACGAGAGCCAAGCTCTTTGAGAAGTTCCTCAGGGGACTCAACGTGAGCGAGGACGTGCTCCCCGATAGATTGGCCGATTACACGGAGGGCTACAGCAGCAGCGACATCGAGGACATAGTCAGAGAAGCCCATAGCAAGGTGGTAAGTGAATTCCTCGAACGCGGGGGCGAAGGAACTCCGAGGCCCGTGACGATGTCAGATTTCCTCGAGGTGATCAGAGCCAGGAGGCCGAGTTTGGATGATCAGATCGTCAAGAAGATAGAGGCGTGGGCTCGCGAGTACGAAGCATTATAG
- a CDS encoding CdvA-like protein, with protein MLVYTVDVLERYVGQKVKDPYGRTVGTLASIYSDFDGRVQAVEMLFGETTFKTIDVGRIMIQSGEVLLLPEWKFAALRLIERLERSGRRAKALEDLYAKGEIPRHAYEEFKAKVSSELEKLKTEAKEVKVVIERRIGELEDQIVQAEKALAALKMSYIAGEIGERSYKPAADILRQGRDRNIEEKNDAKRILEVIRRLESGEIEREVQQPAKVERQAEPQIVVELVQEGAVSEA; from the coding sequence GTGCTCGTTTACACGGTCGACGTTCTTGAGAGATACGTGGGCCAGAAAGTGAAGGACCCCTACGGTAGGACCGTGGGGACGCTGGCTAGTATATATAGCGATTTCGACGGGAGAGTCCAGGCCGTGGAGATGCTCTTCGGCGAGACGACCTTCAAGACGATTGACGTCGGCAGGATAATGATCCAGAGCGGCGAGGTCCTCCTCCTCCCCGAGTGGAAGTTCGCGGCCCTCAGGCTCATCGAGAGACTCGAAAGGAGCGGCAGGAGAGCTAAGGCGTTGGAGGACCTCTACGCGAAGGGCGAGATACCTAGGCACGCCTACGAGGAGTTCAAGGCAAAGGTCTCGTCGGAACTGGAGAAGCTGAAGACCGAGGCCAAGGAGGTCAAAGTCGTGATCGAGAGGAGGATCGGCGAGCTTGAGGACCAGATAGTGCAGGCCGAGAAGGCCCTCGCGGCCCTCAAGATGAGCTACATAGCGGGCGAGATCGGCGAGAGGAGCTACAAGCCGGCCGCCGACATTCTTAGGCAGGGGAGAGATAGGAACATCGAGGAGAAGAACGACGCGAAGCGCATCCTCGAGGTGATAAGGCGGCTCGAGAGCGGAGAGATAGAGCGCGAGGTCCAACAGCCCGCCAAGGTTGAGAGACAGGCGGAGCCTCAGATAGTCGTCGAGCTCGTGCAGGAAGGAGCGGTCTCCGAGGCCTGA
- the glmM gene encoding phosphoglucosamine mutase, translating into MSWRLFGTDGVRGVVNETMSAELALRLGASICTVFGEGSRILVGRDVRLGGDMLVNALMAGLESAGCSPIYCGYAPTPAVQYAVKTLGGFDGGAMVTASHNPPMYNGIKVIDGDGIEISREKEREVEEVFREGRLARIHWSRADISAKRIAGVLEHYARGVVECVDSEAIKRRAPVVVVDCANSVGSLVVPKLVRALGGRPISLNSHLDPYFPGREPEPTPDTLVEASSLVVSARADLGVGLDGDADRAIVIDERGEAHWGDRTAALLAARLREKHAELPPVVYTGVSSSAFIESYLSSRGIRVEWMRVGSVDISRELAKRGGLLGFEENGGLMYPPHQFVRDAAMAVALVLELLATERATLSELYGELPRAHALKTKYPMDRVKAMEVVREISAKFSEHRQVMIDGVKVFFSDGWLLARPSGTEPVLRIMVEATTRERAHEILREAELVVREVEKRERK; encoded by the coding sequence ATGTCGTGGAGGCTCTTCGGGACGGATGGAGTGCGGGGAGTGGTAAACGAGACGATGAGCGCCGAGCTCGCTCTAAGGCTCGGCGCCTCGATATGTACGGTCTTTGGCGAGGGCTCGCGCATTCTCGTTGGTCGCGACGTGAGGCTCGGGGGCGATATGCTCGTCAATGCTCTGATGGCCGGGTTAGAGAGCGCGGGCTGTTCCCCCATTTACTGCGGCTACGCGCCAACGCCAGCCGTTCAATATGCCGTCAAGACCCTGGGAGGCTTCGACGGCGGGGCTATGGTGACGGCCAGCCATAACCCCCCGATGTACAATGGCATTAAGGTGATAGACGGAGACGGCATAGAGATTTCAAGGGAAAAAGAGCGCGAGGTGGAAGAGGTCTTTCGCGAGGGGAGATTAGCGAGGATCCACTGGAGCAGAGCCGACATATCGGCTAAGAGGATCGCGGGCGTGTTGGAGCATTACGCTAGGGGCGTGGTCGAATGCGTGGACTCCGAGGCCATAAAGCGGAGAGCGCCCGTCGTCGTTGTGGATTGCGCTAATAGCGTCGGCTCGCTCGTTGTGCCCAAGCTCGTGAGAGCTCTGGGCGGGAGACCCATATCGTTGAACTCGCACCTCGATCCGTACTTCCCCGGCAGAGAGCCGGAGCCCACGCCCGACACTCTGGTCGAGGCCTCGAGCCTCGTGGTGAGCGCTCGAGCAGACCTCGGCGTGGGGCTCGACGGCGACGCCGACCGCGCCATAGTGATTGACGAGCGGGGCGAGGCTCATTGGGGCGACAGGACGGCGGCTCTGCTAGCGGCCCGCTTGAGAGAAAAACACGCGGAACTTCCCCCGGTGGTATATACGGGGGTCAGCAGCAGCGCCTTCATTGAGAGCTACCTGAGCTCGCGGGGCATCAGAGTAGAGTGGATGAGAGTGGGCAGCGTCGATATATCTCGCGAGCTGGCGAAGCGCGGAGGGCTCTTGGGCTTCGAAGAAAACGGAGGCCTCATGTATCCTCCTCATCAGTTCGTGAGAGACGCTGCTATGGCCGTGGCCCTCGTGCTGGAGCTCCTGGCCACGGAGCGCGCAACGCTCTCAGAGCTCTACGGAGAGCTCCCGAGAGCTCACGCTCTAAAAACGAAGTATCCGATGGACAGAGTCAAGGCCATGGAGGTGGTGCGCGAGATCTCGGCCAAGTTCTCGGAGCACAGGCAGGTCATGATAGATGGAGTCAAAGTGTTCTTCAGCGACGGGTGGCTCCTCGCGAGGCCCAGCGGGACCGAGCCCGTGTTGAGAATCATGGTCGAGGCTACGACGCGTGAGAGAGCCCACGAGATCCTCCGCGAAGCCGAGCTCGTTGTGAGAGAGGTCGAGAAGAGGGAGCGCAAATGA